TGCGCAGCCGCCGTATGCCAAATGGGGTAAGCTAGCCGTAGAAAAGACGAAAGAACAATACCCAAAAGCAGAAATTATTGACTATCTTCATATAGGTAGAAAACCCAAAACAGTTCAAATAACTGTTGAAAAATTTAAATTGTGGTTACGTGAAGATGGAAAAGAATATGGTGTTTTTGTTGATGTAGAATTTGAAACAAAGACGGAGAAATTTATAAAGATGTCGTTTCAGAAGACGAGTAGATAAAGTGAAACCCCCACTGTTAAAAACAGACACAGTGGGGGTTCTTGCATTTCTAAAATTCTTTTCTAAAGTTTCGATTCCCTAAAAATCTTACCAATATACAAATAGCGCCAATTACAACTGCTATCCCTATACTGTATAAAAGTACTTTACCATACCCACCTATTCTTGGATCTAAAAACGGATATGGATACCAATTCACGATTGGACCACGTACTAAGCTATATACCACATAAAAAAACGGGAATAAGAGCCAACTTGCAGATTGTTTCCAAGTGATTTTCTTAATAGGTGGATTTAAAATCCAATCTAAAAGCATTGTAATCGGCATGATATAATGTAGCACAGTATTTACCCATGGTATTGCCGTTTGAAGTGATTCTTCTAACCCTCTTAATAATAAAAAATAAATGAGTCCAGTCGTAAGTATGTATACCGTTGCTGCACCACGAAGTATACCAAACTGCTCTGAGCGACCAAATGTAGCTGTTACGATACTACTTAAAAGGAGAATACATGCAACTAAAATGTTACTTTCGATAGTGAAGAAACTAAAAAAGTTAACTGGATTAAACGGCTTCACTTGTGCCCTAATTATGAATTGCGTAATAATGGCGCTACATACTAGAAGACTTAAACAGAATCTAAATAAAGATAAAGTTTTTTCATCCCTCATACATTCCCTCCTTTTCTTATATATAATTGGAGTTTCCCTGTACATGCTCAATAAATAGTTTTAATGGAACGAGCCCACGTTTTGGCATATGACTACTTATAATAGCTACTACTTCTAACTGAGGAATGATAACAATGTATTGTCCGCCATATCCCATAGCAAAATATATACAATACGGTATGTGAAATCTTTCGTTATGTAATACCCACCAGTGATAGCCATATGCGCCGACATGTTCATATGTTTCAAATTGCGCCCTGCTTGACTCTTCTAACCATTGCGGTGATACAATTTCTTTCCCATTCCAATATCCATTTTGTAAACATAATTTTCCTAATTTTAATAAATCGGTAGATTTCATTTTCATACCGAAGCCACCTACATATATACCCTGCGGATCTTGTTGCCACTCGTATTCGTTAATTTCTAATGAATTAAATAAATATTTCTTTGCAAACCGCTCTGTCGACATTCCAGTAGCTTCTTGAATAATATAGCTCAGTAAATGAGAAGAACCTGAATTATAATTCATTTTTGTAGCAGGTTCTTCAATTATTGGCTTTTCTAATATGTACTGTACCCAGTTCTCTGATTCTACAAAGTCATTTGGGAATACTACTCCATTCCCAAACTCTTTCCAGTCCTCACCAGTAGTCATTGTTAATAAGTGATATAGCGTTAAATCATGTTTTTCCCCAGGTACATTTTCAATCCACTCTGTAATTGATGTATGTATATCATTTATATAGCCCTTATCAATTGCAATACCAATTAATAAAGATACGATACTTTTTGTAATCGAATTTATTTTATATAAGTTATTTGCACATTCGGGTGTTTTATAATACTCAGTTGTTAATTCCCCTTTTTGATAAACAAGAAATGTATTCACTTTTTTCTTTTCGAATTTATTTTCTAGTTGCTTGAAATCCAAAAACTTTACCTCCATTTAAATAGTTACTCCATTTATTATATCTTGTTCCTTCATTTTAAACATAATTGTGCTCAAATAAAAATAAACCTGTCAGCCATAATGAACTGACAGGTTTATTTTTATAATTTCGTACGAACATTCCAAAGCTCTGGGAAGAATTGTTGATCAAGTACTCGCTTTAAATAAGAAACACCGGAGGATCCACCTGTACCCATTTTATGTCCAATAATTCTTTCTACTGTTTTCATATGACGGAAACGCCATTGTTGTAGCCAGTCTTCAATATCAATCAATTTTTCAGCAAGCTGATATAAATTCCAATATTTTTTCACATCCGCATACACTTCCAACCATGCTGCTTCTACTGTTGCATCTTCTTCATAAGGCTGCGTAATATCACGGTTTAACACATCTTTATGAATAGGGAATCCTTCTTTTACTAATGCTTGAATCGCGACATCATATAGACTTGGTGCATGTAGCGCTTTATGAAGTCGTGCATGTAATTCTGGATCCTTTTCATAAATTTTTAATGCGTGTGGCGTTTTATAGCCAAGTGCATACTCAATCATACGATATTGATACGATTGAAAACCTGAAGCTTGACCGAGTGAATCACGAAACTCAATATATTCTGATGGTGTTAATGTCGCAAGAATATCCCAAGATTGAATAATTTGAGACTGAATTTTTGATACACGTGCTAACATTTTAAAAGCTGGTTGTAATTTATCTTGTTTAATAGATTCAACCGCCGCATTTAGCTCATGTAAAATGAGCTTCATCCAAAGCTCACTTGCTTGGTGAATAACGATAAATAACATTTCATCATGATGGTCCGATAATCTTTTTTGAGAAGATAGTAAACTATCTAATTGTAAATACTCCCCATACGTCATATTCTCTTTAAAATCCGTATGAATCCCTTTTTCCATAATTACTTTTTCATTTTCTTTCATATTAGCCAAACGCCCCTTTTATATAATTCTACTTATATTGGTCTAATAACGGCTCGAACTGGACTTCCATCTGCATCAGTTAATGCAAGTGGTAATGCAATAAGTTCATAATCACCGTCTGCTACATGATCTAGTACGACATTTTCTAAAATATGAATTCCATGTTTAAATAATTGATGATGCGCTGCTAATTCTTTATCATCTAGCGGATCAACTGATGGTACATCTACTCCGATTAAACGAATACCTTTCTCTGAAAGAAACGACGCTATGTCTGCACGTAAATGAGGGATCACCTCTGGAAATTCTTCAGCTTTTCCATGTGAAGATGTACGTAATAATAATCGTTCTACACCTTCTAAATGAAAGCTTTCTAATTCCT
This genomic interval from Bacillus thuringiensis contains the following:
- a CDS encoding DUF3889 domain-containing protein translates to MKKLLKRVALVILFLTTCSNIYTGSSIVHAQPPYAKWGKLAVEKTKEQYPKAEIIDYLHIGRKPKTVQITVEKFKLWLREDGKEYGVFVDVEFETKTEKFIKMSFQKTSR
- a CDS encoding Pr6Pr family membrane protein — protein: MRDEKTLSLFRFCLSLLVCSAIITQFIIRAQVKPFNPVNFFSFFTIESNILVACILLLSSIVTATFGRSEQFGILRGAATVYILTTGLIYFLLLRGLEESLQTAIPWVNTVLHYIMPITMLLDWILNPPIKKITWKQSASWLLFPFFYVVYSLVRGPIVNWYPYPFLDPRIGGYGKVLLYSIGIAVVIGAICILVRFLGNRNFRKEF
- a CDS encoding serine hydrolase domain-containing protein, with translation MDFKQLENKFEKKKVNTFLVYQKGELTTEYYKTPECANNLYKINSITKSIVSLLIGIAIDKGYINDIHTSITEWIENVPGEKHDLTLYHLLTMTTGEDWKEFGNGVVFPNDFVESENWVQYILEKPIIEEPATKMNYNSGSSHLLSYIIQEATGMSTERFAKKYLFNSLEINEYEWQQDPQGIYVGGFGMKMKSTDLLKLGKLCLQNGYWNGKEIVSPQWLEESSRAQFETYEHVGAYGYHWWVLHNERFHIPYCIYFAMGYGGQYIVIIPQLEVVAIISSHMPKRGLVPLKLFIEHVQGNSNYI
- the kynA gene encoding tryptophan 2,3-dioxygenase: MKENEKVIMEKGIHTDFKENMTYGEYLQLDSLLSSQKRLSDHHDEMLFIVIHQASELWMKLILHELNAAVESIKQDKLQPAFKMLARVSKIQSQIIQSWDILATLTPSEYIEFRDSLGQASGFQSYQYRMIEYALGYKTPHALKIYEKDPELHARLHKALHAPSLYDVAIQALVKEGFPIHKDVLNRDITQPYEEDATVEAAWLEVYADVKKYWNLYQLAEKLIDIEDWLQQWRFRHMKTVERIIGHKMGTGGSSGVSYLKRVLDQQFFPELWNVRTKL
- the kynB gene encoding arylformamidase, which produces MKTSEWIDISQPLNNNIATWPGDTPFSYEVSWSKEESGSVNVGKLTMSIHTGTHIDAPFHFDNDGKKVLDLDVQVYVGPARIIDVSNLESIGKKELESFHLEGVERLLLRTSSHGKAEEFPEVIPHLRADIASFLSEKGIRLIGVDVPSVDPLDDKELAAHHQLFKHGIHILENVVLDHVADGDYELIALPLALTDADGSPVRAVIRPI